A section of the Triticum dicoccoides isolate Atlit2015 ecotype Zavitan chromosome 7A, WEW_v2.0, whole genome shotgun sequence genome encodes:
- the LOC119331616 gene encoding uncharacterized protein LOC119331616 isoform X2, whose amino-acid sequence MVTVHGFANGTNDGTANRKIKRLFNSSERKNPTNFQFERHVARLESRQQQQPRRCIFTTILPIEFFHTSSEPTSSEDSLGPSSSSPSIIFLHFSVADEPLRKYSSNQRLLAERSTSSNSMSNSGFSDNTSTKTRVDARHTTRRKSKKKNKKQKKHFRKPADGSEITCAESNGSTPSVDMVDSCEGSTLSPKHVGDILFEETFSPSSSVKEASEKAPDSENDNEYNGCSVASVSSASYSDETELSRPTTSGLELFGQCNSSDCRCLDDTPNCDLMDSSQELHYASRSGNCSDMTKTLFRNDCVHDPCETAEFCSSSDGVDDSWLENSNCSSSFCSENGSRGSDFHLVISRKRARKERKMSMWKSFTGEHASAVTHGPNEKYTGRSSRQMIKELNTKEWSHRPDHVGSIQPQHGVALKRSIKNFIHRRSNEVPLKDFESGASHNHFTSPQENINSKSNGDFDKEQNIDLNKRLPNAVYCSESSSCEMLSNSASEPTTSESAQDNCTSESGESTDHIVGDFPMRKTGLQGSFQANDVTGTGSGPPSPDPKSTQTDLVIGCGVTPFVEGNHRLGKFCSSEMHLIEMIKVVNDAYEVQVAADAYMSAGYPITDLETFIYSATPVIGHVPCVKNRNCSQDQVVRNSAYQQYMSNINLRNIWEWYEEPGCYGLEVRDLNDLSSLTSHHKSSEFCAYFVPYLSAIQLFGWSTKNMDNGFDVQEGHLLGASNTTSVLSSQPVPAKLHKPFEQSNTSFSESSSSAHAHGELIFEYFETEQPSFRPPLFENVMRARKLNTSVMTSVTYKLILSL is encoded by the exons ATGGTAACTGTACATGGATTTGCCAATGGTACTAATGATGGCACCGCCAACAGGAAGATCAAGCGCCTTTTTAACTCATCAGAGAGGAAGAACCCCACCAATTTCCAATTT GAGCGTCATGTAGCTCGTCTTGAATCTAGACAGCAGCAGCAACCCAG GCGGTGTATCTTCACGACGATCTTACCAATTGAGTTCTTCCACACCTCATCTGAACCTACATCTTCAGAAGATAGCCTTGGCCCGTCATCCTCCTCTCCATcaattattttcttgcattttagtGTGGCAGATGAACCTCTCAGAAAATATTCATCTAATCAAAGGCTGCTGGCAGAGCGATCCACATCATCCAATAGTATGTCCAATTCAGGTTTCTCAGACAATACCTCTACCAAGACAAGGGTGGATGCAAGGCATACTACAAGAAGGAAGagcaaaaagaaaaacaagaagcAGAAGAAACACTTCAGAAAGCCAGCTGATGGATCTGAAATTACATGCGCAGAGAGCAACGGCTCTACCCCTTCAGTCGATATGGTTGATTCTTGTGAAGGTTCGACACTTTCACCTAAGCATGTTGGTGATATACTGTTTGAGGAAACCTTTTCTCCTAGTTCTTCGGTGAAAGAAGCCTCTGAAAAGGCTCCTGACAGTGAAAATGATAATGAGTACAATGGCTGTTCAGTTGCTTCTGTTTCAAGCGCGTCTTACTCTGATGAGACAGAACTGTCTAGACCAACTACATCAGGCCTGGAATTGTTTGGACAATGTAACAGCAGTGACTGCAGGTGCTTGGATGATACTCCAAATTGTGACCTGATGGATTCATCTCAAGAGCTTCATTATGCCAGCAGGAGTGGGAACTGTAGTGATATGACCAAGACACTGTTCAGAAATGATTGTGTACATGATCCATGTGAAACAGCAGAATTTTGCAGCTCTAGTGATGGAGTTGATGATAGTTGGCTAgagaattccaactgcagtagtagCTTTTGTTCTGAAAATGGTAGCAGAGGCAGTGATTTTCATCTAGTAATTTCGAGAAAGAGAGCTAGAAAAGAGAGGAAAATGTCAATGTGGAAGAGCTTTACTGGGGAGCATGCATCTGCTGTTACGCATGGTCCAAATGAAAAATATACTGGCCGCTCTTCTAGGCAGATGATTAAGGAACTCAACACTAAGGAGTGGTCACATAGACCAGATCATGTTGGTAGCATACAGCCTCAGCATGGGGTTGCGTTGAAACGCTCCATCAAGAATTTCATCCATAGGAGGAGTAACGAAGTTCCACTTAAGGACTTTGAATCAGGAGCAAGTCACAATCATTTTACAAGTCCACAAGAAAACATCAATAGCAAATCAAATGGTGATTTTGACAAAGAGCAGAACATTGATTTAAACAAAAGGCTACCCAATGCTGTGTACTGCAGTGAGTCAAGTTCTTGTGAGATGTTATCAAATTCAGCTTCTGAACCTACAACTTCCGAGTCTGCGCAGGACAACTGTACTTCAGAATCTGGTGAATCAACAGATCATATTGTAGGAGATTTTCCCATGCGGAAAACAGGATTACAAGGTTCATTCCAAGCCAATGATGTTACCGGGACAGGTTCTGGACCACCATCACCTG atccgaagTCCACTCAGACTGACTTAGTGATTGGATGTGGTGTAACTCCTTTTGTTGAAGGGAATCACAGATTAGGAAAGTTTTGCAGTTCTGAAATGCATCTAATTGAGATGATCAAGGTTGTTAATGATGCCTATGAGGTGCAAGTTGCTGCAGATGCCTACATGTCTGCTGGTTATCCGATTACTGATCTCGAGACATTTATATACTCTGCAACTCCAGTCATTGGTCATGTTCCttgtgtgaaaaacagaaactgttCACAGGATCAAGTTGTCAGGAACTCAGCTTATCAGCAGTACATGTCTAATATTAACCTAAGGAATATATGGGAATGGTATGAAGAGCCAGGGTGCTATGGGTTGGAAGTAAGAGATCTCAATGATCTCAGTTCCTTGACATCACACCACAAGAGTTCAGAGTTCTGTGCATATTTTGTACCTTACCTGTCTGCTATTCAGTTGTTTGGGTGGTCTACGAAGAATATGGATAATGGTTTTGATGTACAAGAGGGACATTTGTTGGGGGCATCGAATACCACAAGCGTTTTGAGTTCTCAACCCGTGCCTGCGAAACTGCATAAACCATTTGAGCAAAGTAACACATCCTTTTCAGAATCATCTTCCTCTGCGCATGCTCATGGAGAACTCATTTTTGAATACTTCGAAACAGAGCAGCCT
- the LOC119329389 gene encoding ENHANCER OF AG-4 protein 2-like isoform X1, whose translation MAPAAKRGAKGTKWNRDPQLGDLVLAKVKGYPFWPAKVSRPEDWNQEPTPRKFFVLFFGTKEIAFVGLPDLQPFTEQVKNDLVNQAREKRFPKRHAKGLEEALVEICKAYDELPKSSETANDVLPDQTLDMSEKPTESLVKPPDDGETPRVEQMEVDSSVDNLNTLRHGSGTEENVKDGGHDRKDIVPAVINRKKPAEKDSDHPKKKKPVTSKSATNMHLEQMEVDSSVGNLNNLRHGSGTEENVKDGGHDRKDTFPTVTNRKKSVEKNSDHPKKKKPVTSKSAINMHLEQARSPTSLFSGRETEGQKVGKEGRPTEGILLDPNVEIVCALEVPKKDKSKMQLKTADREENKHVDGTGISGRTTPEALPGTVPANSADKESGGFRKLKPMMKQSLMDKSERRCPNKVMVDKPNKQLTVKSPVVLSSNKKSLPGSGQRKPEGSTDMRPAKRPKLVDRANETVKTGAKSELRLPVDIGKDNSVKNEKSTSVGARNNTFPETVTADGRTRKSGVVVSPLPRPHSERMEQAPGSATKLIGFDTAKKGSSMREDGSRVGRPLAQPRRRACRFDDDDEEEQRTPPHKTVAKSISTHVTPTDKIHQTGIRGIPSSQVGNVSAKKSGLAREEKPRSVGRSPVKHEPIYSPSQGKVHARPQMTGRKSATISVDTSSALGNKINPADRKSSDQLKNPGSSEVKKPQGSSSKVVQQTSGNSHSQSHATLEKNVLLSKSENAKVKAKPSTQIAMTAENRLSATLSDERSGKLDHSKEDRSNFVDKADFAESNADSDKSIKRLIAAAQAKRNHLASGQGNSDGSSADNAVLASAAYGLPGLSPSPVFHIPSASRNAISEGDIMQSQDSICEPGHRVDLKKPAETDHEHEKSPKPKQSSSSLGGGTDAAIARDALEGMIETLSRTKDSIGRATRHAIECSKHGIAEEIVALLIRKIENEPNLHRKVDLLFLLDSITQCSHSQKGVAGASYVPTVQAALPRLLSAAAPPVAGARENRRQCLKVLRLWLERKIMPENVLRKYMNDIEVPNDNTHAGFMLRRPSRAERSVDDPIREMDDMLVDEYGSNTTIEFSGILSSNVFVNDEDFRRIDGSLPVISLRVGGGGIQESEEIIAPNSVEEHITVLESATSDAVMEDASVLPRNSQQIEGSTLIEHDSKQEAGSEEALTNQYELPPLPEGPPPLPLDSLPPQPLPEGPPPLPLDSPPPPPPLPPSPPPATPPPPPPPLSPSSPPPPPPLPSGPPPQPAPPPPHPSIPPPVPSSPSSLGYQHAMPEYFRPPNGNQLTGNSSIQGVGNTPNFMPAVPVNAQAPVNYAPSLPPDYGSNNIFLPQQASNGNYQFQPGVSFHQGAFSAFPSAQTPPVHPHTHHTHINPMGQQSVPPPCNSYGVQPFPNSQSQYTSEEQWRMTSGNFSPDDQHNTWLPGGRSLSCSDGSFMQDGYPRSNIDRSSMNPMSHQHAVLNHLPSGAPHPGHVVPHMLPAKPDIHALNCWRPSG comes from the exons ATGGCTCCCGCCGCAAAGCGGGGCGCCAAGGGCACCAAATGGAACAGAGACCCGCAGCTCGGGGACCTCGTCCTCGCCAAGGTCAAGGGCTACCCTTTCTGGCCAGCCAAG GTGAGCAGGCCGGAGGATTGGAATCAGGAGCCCACTCCGCGCAAGTTCTTTGTCCTCTTCTTTGGCACCAAAGAGAT TGCTTTCGTAGGTTTGCCAGATCTCCAGCCATTTACAGAACAGGTGAAGAATGACTTGGTAAATCAAGCTCGAGAGAAAAGATTTCCGAAAAGACATGCGAAAGGTCTTGAAGAAGCCTTGGTGGAGATATGCAAGGCCTATGACGAGCTGCCAAAATCATCTGAAACTGCCAATGATGTGTTGCCTGATCAAACTCTTGATATGAGTGAGAAACCTACAGAATCCCTTGTAAAGCCACCTGATGATGGTGAGACTCCAAGAGTGGAACAAATGGAAGTTGATAGTTCTGTGGACAACTTGAATACTTTAAGGCACGGTTCAGGAACCGAGGAGAATGTGAAAGATGGTGGTCATGACAGAAAGGACATTGTTCCAGCAGTTATTAATAGGAAAAAACCTGCAGAAAAGGATTCTGACCATCCCAAGAAAAAGAAGCCTGTGACATCGAAGTCAGCTACCAACATGCACCTTGAACAAATGGAAGTTGATAGTTCTGTGGGCAACTTGAATAATTTAAGGCACGGTTCAGGAACTGAGGAGAACGTGAAAGATGGTGGTCATGACAGAAAGGATACTTTTCCAACAGTTACTAATAGGAAAAAATCTGTAGAAAAGAATTCTGACCATCCCAAGAAAAAGAAGCCTGTCACATCGAAGTCAGCTATCAACATGCACCTTGAACAAGCACGCTCACCAACCTCTCTGTTCTCAGGAAGAGAGACTGAAGGCCAAAAAGTTGGGAAAGAGGGCCGTCCAACTGAAGGTATCCTTTTGGACCCTAATGTAGAGATAGTTTGTGCCCTTGAAGTGCCAAAGAAAGATAAATCCAAGATGCAGTTGAAGACTGCTGACAGGGAGGAAAACAAGCATGTCGATGGCACTGGTATTTCTGGGAGGACTACTCCTGAGGCTCTACCTGGTACTGTACCAGCCAATAGTGCTGACAAAGAGAGCGGAGGATTTAGAAAGCTGAAACCGATGATGAAACAATCACTTATGGACAAATCAGAGAGAAGGTGCCCTAACAAAGTAATGGTTGACAAGCCTAACAAGCAGTTGACTGTAAAATCACCTGTTGTCTTGTCTTCCAATAAGAAATCTCTGCCTGGTAGTGGTCAGCGCAAGCCGGAGGGTAGCACTGATATGCGTCCGGCAAAGAGGCCAAAACTAGTAGACAGAGCCAATGAAACAGTTAAGACAGGGGCAAAGAGTGAACTTAGGTTACCTGTTGATATTGGAAAGGATAATTCTGTGAAAAATGAGAAATCCACTTCCGTTGGAGCCAGAAACAACACATTTCCCGAGACTGTAACCGCTGATGGTAGGACAAGGAAATCAGGTGTAGTTGTATCACCCCTACCAAGGCCGCATTCTGAGCGAATGGAACAGGCACCTGGTTCTGCAACCAAGTTAATTGGTTTTGATACTGCTAAGAAGGGCTCCAGCATGAGGGAGGATGGCTCACGTGTTGGTAGGCCATTGGCACAACCCAGGAGAAGAGCATGTCgtttcgatgatgatgatgaggaagaacaACGAACCCCACCTCATAAAACTGTGGCCAAATCAATCTCCACTCATGTAACCCCAACAGACAAGATCCATCAGACAGGTATTCGGGGGATTCCTTCATCACAAGTTGGCAATGTTTCTGCAAAAAAATCTGGTTTGGCAAGAGAAGAGAAACCCAGAAGTGTTGGAAGGTCACCTGTGAAGCACGAGCCAATTTATTCACCAAGTCAAGGTAAAGTGCACGCTAGACCACAAATGACTGGGCGAAAATCGGCCACTATCTCAGTTGACACTTCTTCTGCTTTGGGTAACAAGATTAACCCGGCAGACCGCAAATCCTCCGACCAATTAAAAAATCCAGGATCATCTGAAGTGAAGAAACCGCAAGGTAGTTCTTCTAAAGTAGTGCAGCAGACATCTGGGAACTCTCACTCTCAAAGCCATGCTACCTTAGAAAAGAATGTACTTCTGTCTAAATCAGAAAATGCCAAGGTTAAAGCTAAGCCCAGCACACAGATAGCTATGACTGCCGAGAATAGGTTAAGTGCCACTTTGTCAGATGAACGAAGCGGGAAGCTGGATCACTCTAAAGAGGACAG ATCAAATTTTGTTGATAAAGCAGATTTCGCTGAGTCTAATGCTGACTCTGACAAGTCAATTAAGCGTCTTATTGCAGCTGCCCAAGCAAAGAGAAACCATCTTGCGTCTGGTCAAGGAAATTCTGATGGCTCTTCTGCAGATAATGCTGTTCTTGCTTCCGCAGCGTATGGCTTGCCTGGACTAAGTCCTAGTCCTGTTTTTCACATTCCTTCTGCATCAAGAAATGCTATTTCAGAGGGTGACATCATGCAATCTCAAGATTCCATCTGTGAACCTGGTCACCGAGTTGATCTGAAAAAGCCAGCAGAAACTGACCATGAACATGAAAAGAGTCCGAAACCTAAGCAATCCAGCAGTTCACTGGGTGGTGGTACTGATGCAGCAATTGCACGTGATGCCCTGGAGGGAATGATAGAGACTCTGTCGAGGACAAAGGATAGTATAGGTCGTGCTACACGTCATGCAATCGAGTGCTCGAAACATGGCATTGCTGAAGAG ATTGTTGCGCTTCTCATAAGGAAAATCGAGAATGAGCCTAATTTGCATCGCAAGGTTGATCTCCTTTTTCTTTTGGACTCCATAACACAGTGTTCTCACTCTCAGAAAG GCGTTGCTGGGGCTTCATATGTTCCCACTGTTCAAGCTGCATTACCTCGTCTTTTGAGTGCTGCTGCTCCACCTGTAGCTGGTGCTCGTGAAAACCGACGCCAGTGCCTAAAA GTTTTAAGATTGTGGCTAGAGAGAAAGATTATGCCAGAAAATGTACTGCGAAAATACATGAATGACATAGAGGTGCCAAATGATAACACACACGCTGGTTTCATGCTCAGGCGACCGTCCCGAGCTGAACGTTCTGTTGATGACCCTATTAGGGAGATGGATGACATGCTTGTTGATGAATATGGCAG TAATACAACCATTGAGTTCTCTGGAATATTATCATCAAATGTCTTTGTAAATGATGAGGATTTCCGTCGGATTGATGGGTCATTGCCAGTTATTTCACTGCGAGTTGGAGGGGGTGGGATACAAGAAAGTGAAGAGATTATTGCTCCAAACTCTGTTGAGGAACACATTACGGTACTAGAAAGTGCAACTAGTGATGCTGTAATGGAAGATGCTTCAGTTTTACCAAGGAACAGTCAACAGATAGAGGGATCTACCCTCATTGAGCATGATTCTAAGCAGGAAGCAGGTTCAGAGGAGGCATTGACTAATCAGTACGAGCTTCCCCCTCTACCTGAGGGTCCTCCACCTCTTCCACTGGATTCATTACCTCCCCAGCCTTTACCTGAGGGCCCTCCACCTCTTCCATTGGATTCACCGCCTCCCCCACCTCCTTTGCCCCCTTCACCACCACCTGCTACACCacctccgccgccaccaccacttTCACCATCTTCGCCACCTCCACCGCCACCCCTGCCATCTGGACCACCTCCGCAGCCTGCTCCACCACCTCCTCATCCTTCAATCCCGCCACCTGTTCCGTCATCTCCATCATCACTGGGTTATCAGCATGCCATGCCAGAATATTTTAGGCCTCCCAAT GGTAACCAACTAACAGGAAATTCATCAATTCAAGGTGTTGGAAATACGCCGAACTTTATGCCTGCTGTACCAGTGAATGCACAAGCTCCAGTTAATTATGCCCCATCATTGCCACCGGAttatggaagcaacaatatctttcTGCCACAGCAAGCTTCTAATGGTAATTATCAGTTTCAGCCTGGTGTATCTTTTCATCAAGGGGCTTTCAGTGCTTTCCCATCGGCACAAACACCACCAGTTCACCCCCACACTCATCACACACACATTAACCCCATGGGCCAACAATCTGTACCACCTCCATGCAATTCTTATGGTGTACAGCCCTTTCCAAATAGTCAAAGCCAGTATACATCGGAAGAACAGTGGCGAATGACATCTGGTAACTTCAGTCCAGATGACCAGCATAATACCTGGTTACCAGGTGGCAGATCACTATCTTGTTCAGACGGGTCATTCATGCAGGATG GGTATCCGAGGTCGAACATTGACAGATCTTCAATGAATCCAATGAGTCATCAACATGCTGTACTTAACCATTTGCCGTCTGGAGCACCACATCCAG GCCATGTTGTTCCTCACATGCTGCCAGCCAAGCCTGATATTCATGCACTTAATTGCTGGAGGCCTTCTGGATGA
- the LOC119329389 gene encoding ENHANCER OF AG-4 protein 2-like isoform X2, which translates to MSEKPTESLVKPPDDGETPRVEQMEVDSSVDNLNTLRHGSGTEENVKDGGHDRKDIVPAVINRKKPAEKDSDHPKKKKPVTSKSATNMHLEQMEVDSSVGNLNNLRHGSGTEENVKDGGHDRKDTFPTVTNRKKSVEKNSDHPKKKKPVTSKSAINMHLEQARSPTSLFSGRETEGQKVGKEGRPTEGILLDPNVEIVCALEVPKKDKSKMQLKTADREENKHVDGTGISGRTTPEALPGTVPANSADKESGGFRKLKPMMKQSLMDKSERRCPNKVMVDKPNKQLTVKSPVVLSSNKKSLPGSGQRKPEGSTDMRPAKRPKLVDRANETVKTGAKSELRLPVDIGKDNSVKNEKSTSVGARNNTFPETVTADGRTRKSGVVVSPLPRPHSERMEQAPGSATKLIGFDTAKKGSSMREDGSRVGRPLAQPRRRACRFDDDDEEEQRTPPHKTVAKSISTHVTPTDKIHQTGIRGIPSSQVGNVSAKKSGLAREEKPRSVGRSPVKHEPIYSPSQGKVHARPQMTGRKSATISVDTSSALGNKINPADRKSSDQLKNPGSSEVKKPQGSSSKVVQQTSGNSHSQSHATLEKNVLLSKSENAKVKAKPSTQIAMTAENRLSATLSDERSGKLDHSKEDRSNFVDKADFAESNADSDKSIKRLIAAAQAKRNHLASGQGNSDGSSADNAVLASAAYGLPGLSPSPVFHIPSASRNAISEGDIMQSQDSICEPGHRVDLKKPAETDHEHEKSPKPKQSSSSLGGGTDAAIARDALEGMIETLSRTKDSIGRATRHAIECSKHGIAEEIVALLIRKIENEPNLHRKVDLLFLLDSITQCSHSQKGVAGASYVPTVQAALPRLLSAAAPPVAGARENRRQCLKVLRLWLERKIMPENVLRKYMNDIEVPNDNTHAGFMLRRPSRAERSVDDPIREMDDMLVDEYGSNTTIEFSGILSSNVFVNDEDFRRIDGSLPVISLRVGGGGIQESEEIIAPNSVEEHITVLESATSDAVMEDASVLPRNSQQIEGSTLIEHDSKQEAGSEEALTNQYELPPLPEGPPPLPLDSLPPQPLPEGPPPLPLDSPPPPPPLPPSPPPATPPPPPPPLSPSSPPPPPPLPSGPPPQPAPPPPHPSIPPPVPSSPSSLGYQHAMPEYFRPPNGNQLTGNSSIQGVGNTPNFMPAVPVNAQAPVNYAPSLPPDYGSNNIFLPQQASNGNYQFQPGVSFHQGAFSAFPSAQTPPVHPHTHHTHINPMGQQSVPPPCNSYGVQPFPNSQSQYTSEEQWRMTSGNFSPDDQHNTWLPGGRSLSCSDGSFMQDGYPRSNIDRSSMNPMSHQHAVLNHLPSGAPHPGHVVPHMLPAKPDIHALNCWRPSG; encoded by the exons ATGAGTGAGAAACCTACAGAATCCCTTGTAAAGCCACCTGATGATGGTGAGACTCCAAGAGTGGAACAAATGGAAGTTGATAGTTCTGTGGACAACTTGAATACTTTAAGGCACGGTTCAGGAACCGAGGAGAATGTGAAAGATGGTGGTCATGACAGAAAGGACATTGTTCCAGCAGTTATTAATAGGAAAAAACCTGCAGAAAAGGATTCTGACCATCCCAAGAAAAAGAAGCCTGTGACATCGAAGTCAGCTACCAACATGCACCTTGAACAAATGGAAGTTGATAGTTCTGTGGGCAACTTGAATAATTTAAGGCACGGTTCAGGAACTGAGGAGAACGTGAAAGATGGTGGTCATGACAGAAAGGATACTTTTCCAACAGTTACTAATAGGAAAAAATCTGTAGAAAAGAATTCTGACCATCCCAAGAAAAAGAAGCCTGTCACATCGAAGTCAGCTATCAACATGCACCTTGAACAAGCACGCTCACCAACCTCTCTGTTCTCAGGAAGAGAGACTGAAGGCCAAAAAGTTGGGAAAGAGGGCCGTCCAACTGAAGGTATCCTTTTGGACCCTAATGTAGAGATAGTTTGTGCCCTTGAAGTGCCAAAGAAAGATAAATCCAAGATGCAGTTGAAGACTGCTGACAGGGAGGAAAACAAGCATGTCGATGGCACTGGTATTTCTGGGAGGACTACTCCTGAGGCTCTACCTGGTACTGTACCAGCCAATAGTGCTGACAAAGAGAGCGGAGGATTTAGAAAGCTGAAACCGATGATGAAACAATCACTTATGGACAAATCAGAGAGAAGGTGCCCTAACAAAGTAATGGTTGACAAGCCTAACAAGCAGTTGACTGTAAAATCACCTGTTGTCTTGTCTTCCAATAAGAAATCTCTGCCTGGTAGTGGTCAGCGCAAGCCGGAGGGTAGCACTGATATGCGTCCGGCAAAGAGGCCAAAACTAGTAGACAGAGCCAATGAAACAGTTAAGACAGGGGCAAAGAGTGAACTTAGGTTACCTGTTGATATTGGAAAGGATAATTCTGTGAAAAATGAGAAATCCACTTCCGTTGGAGCCAGAAACAACACATTTCCCGAGACTGTAACCGCTGATGGTAGGACAAGGAAATCAGGTGTAGTTGTATCACCCCTACCAAGGCCGCATTCTGAGCGAATGGAACAGGCACCTGGTTCTGCAACCAAGTTAATTGGTTTTGATACTGCTAAGAAGGGCTCCAGCATGAGGGAGGATGGCTCACGTGTTGGTAGGCCATTGGCACAACCCAGGAGAAGAGCATGTCgtttcgatgatgatgatgaggaagaacaACGAACCCCACCTCATAAAACTGTGGCCAAATCAATCTCCACTCATGTAACCCCAACAGACAAGATCCATCAGACAGGTATTCGGGGGATTCCTTCATCACAAGTTGGCAATGTTTCTGCAAAAAAATCTGGTTTGGCAAGAGAAGAGAAACCCAGAAGTGTTGGAAGGTCACCTGTGAAGCACGAGCCAATTTATTCACCAAGTCAAGGTAAAGTGCACGCTAGACCACAAATGACTGGGCGAAAATCGGCCACTATCTCAGTTGACACTTCTTCTGCTTTGGGTAACAAGATTAACCCGGCAGACCGCAAATCCTCCGACCAATTAAAAAATCCAGGATCATCTGAAGTGAAGAAACCGCAAGGTAGTTCTTCTAAAGTAGTGCAGCAGACATCTGGGAACTCTCACTCTCAAAGCCATGCTACCTTAGAAAAGAATGTACTTCTGTCTAAATCAGAAAATGCCAAGGTTAAAGCTAAGCCCAGCACACAGATAGCTATGACTGCCGAGAATAGGTTAAGTGCCACTTTGTCAGATGAACGAAGCGGGAAGCTGGATCACTCTAAAGAGGACAG ATCAAATTTTGTTGATAAAGCAGATTTCGCTGAGTCTAATGCTGACTCTGACAAGTCAATTAAGCGTCTTATTGCAGCTGCCCAAGCAAAGAGAAACCATCTTGCGTCTGGTCAAGGAAATTCTGATGGCTCTTCTGCAGATAATGCTGTTCTTGCTTCCGCAGCGTATGGCTTGCCTGGACTAAGTCCTAGTCCTGTTTTTCACATTCCTTCTGCATCAAGAAATGCTATTTCAGAGGGTGACATCATGCAATCTCAAGATTCCATCTGTGAACCTGGTCACCGAGTTGATCTGAAAAAGCCAGCAGAAACTGACCATGAACATGAAAAGAGTCCGAAACCTAAGCAATCCAGCAGTTCACTGGGTGGTGGTACTGATGCAGCAATTGCACGTGATGCCCTGGAGGGAATGATAGAGACTCTGTCGAGGACAAAGGATAGTATAGGTCGTGCTACACGTCATGCAATCGAGTGCTCGAAACATGGCATTGCTGAAGAG ATTGTTGCGCTTCTCATAAGGAAAATCGAGAATGAGCCTAATTTGCATCGCAAGGTTGATCTCCTTTTTCTTTTGGACTCCATAACACAGTGTTCTCACTCTCAGAAAG GCGTTGCTGGGGCTTCATATGTTCCCACTGTTCAAGCTGCATTACCTCGTCTTTTGAGTGCTGCTGCTCCACCTGTAGCTGGTGCTCGTGAAAACCGACGCCAGTGCCTAAAA GTTTTAAGATTGTGGCTAGAGAGAAAGATTATGCCAGAAAATGTACTGCGAAAATACATGAATGACATAGAGGTGCCAAATGATAACACACACGCTGGTTTCATGCTCAGGCGACCGTCCCGAGCTGAACGTTCTGTTGATGACCCTATTAGGGAGATGGATGACATGCTTGTTGATGAATATGGCAG TAATACAACCATTGAGTTCTCTGGAATATTATCATCAAATGTCTTTGTAAATGATGAGGATTTCCGTCGGATTGATGGGTCATTGCCAGTTATTTCACTGCGAGTTGGAGGGGGTGGGATACAAGAAAGTGAAGAGATTATTGCTCCAAACTCTGTTGAGGAACACATTACGGTACTAGAAAGTGCAACTAGTGATGCTGTAATGGAAGATGCTTCAGTTTTACCAAGGAACAGTCAACAGATAGAGGGATCTACCCTCATTGAGCATGATTCTAAGCAGGAAGCAGGTTCAGAGGAGGCATTGACTAATCAGTACGAGCTTCCCCCTCTACCTGAGGGTCCTCCACCTCTTCCACTGGATTCATTACCTCCCCAGCCTTTACCTGAGGGCCCTCCACCTCTTCCATTGGATTCACCGCCTCCCCCACCTCCTTTGCCCCCTTCACCACCACCTGCTACACCacctccgccgccaccaccacttTCACCATCTTCGCCACCTCCACCGCCACCCCTGCCATCTGGACCACCTCCGCAGCCTGCTCCACCACCTCCTCATCCTTCAATCCCGCCACCTGTTCCGTCATCTCCATCATCACTGGGTTATCAGCATGCCATGCCAGAATATTTTAGGCCTCCCAAT GGTAACCAACTAACAGGAAATTCATCAATTCAAGGTGTTGGAAATACGCCGAACTTTATGCCTGCTGTACCAGTGAATGCACAAGCTCCAGTTAATTATGCCCCATCATTGCCACCGGAttatggaagcaacaatatctttcTGCCACAGCAAGCTTCTAATGGTAATTATCAGTTTCAGCCTGGTGTATCTTTTCATCAAGGGGCTTTCAGTGCTTTCCCATCGGCACAAACACCACCAGTTCACCCCCACACTCATCACACACACATTAACCCCATGGGCCAACAATCTGTACCACCTCCATGCAATTCTTATGGTGTACAGCCCTTTCCAAATAGTCAAAGCCAGTATACATCGGAAGAACAGTGGCGAATGACATCTGGTAACTTCAGTCCAGATGACCAGCATAATACCTGGTTACCAGGTGGCAGATCACTATCTTGTTCAGACGGGTCATTCATGCAGGATG GGTATCCGAGGTCGAACATTGACAGATCTTCAATGAATCCAATGAGTCATCAACATGCTGTACTTAACCATTTGCCGTCTGGAGCACCACATCCAG GCCATGTTGTTCCTCACATGCTGCCAGCCAAGCCTGATATTCATGCACTTAATTGCTGGAGGCCTTCTGGATGA